In Spodoptera frugiperda isolate SF20-4 chromosome 28, AGI-APGP_CSIRO_Sfru_2.0, whole genome shotgun sequence, one genomic interval encodes:
- the LOC118265420 gene encoding uncharacterized protein LOC118265420 — protein MKTAPVFLVVLLSIICVVHCKDLIVGSSFNNRLIHQEKAEYNAIPLKKRVKEVFFSDPGQQIIKGIILRDLDHTEAIPSVTAGGVGFSYANIRLKSERGSGLNYQIEIYV, from the exons ATGAAGACCGCACCTGTGTTCCTCGTCGTGCTGTTGTCCATCATTTGTGTCGTCCATTGTAAGGACCTGATTGTGGGCTCCAGTTTCAACAACAGACTCATACATCAAGAAAAGGCCGAGTACAATGCCATCCCACTCAAGAAGCGAGTTAAAGAAGTATTTTTCTCTGATCCTGGACAACAGATTATCAAG GGTATAATCCTACGAGACTTGGACCACACTGAGGCCATTCCCAGTGTCACAGCTGGAGGTGTGGGCTTTTCTTACGCTAACATCAGGCTGAAGAGCGAGCGAGGATCCGGACTCAACTACCAGATCGAAATCTACGTATAA